The DNA window GTTCGATAGAGTTAATAAGAGCGTTTTTCATGATAAACAAAGGAAAAGTCCTAATCCCTTACCCTACATTCACCGAATACGAGCGATTTGCGAAAGCTTTTGGATTGAAAGTCGTCAGATGTCAGCTTAGAGAGGTTTACGAGTTTGCGAAAAAAAGTGAATTTGATGCTGTGGTTGTTTGCAATCCGAACAATCCAACTGGAGAATTTGTCGAATGCGTTGAAGAACTCGACATTCTTGCTGGGAAAAAAGGTTTTAAGCTTCTCGTTGACGAAGCGTTCATCGATTTCTCCAGCGAAAGAGTTCAGCTCGAAAACGCATTCGTTGTAAGATCTCTAACGAAAATTCTCGGGATTCCTGGCTTGAGGTTTGGGTACGGTAGATTTCCTAAGAAGTTTGCTGAAAGGTTCCACGAAATTAGAGATCCTTGGAACGTGAACATTATCGCAAAGGAAGTTGCCAAGAGATACTTGCCAAAGCTGAAAATTTTTTCAAGGAAAGTTAGGAAAAAGATTTCAATAGAAAGGAGGTACATCAGAAAAAGACTGGGAAAGCTTGATTTCTTAAGCATGGGAGAGGTAAATTTCCTTCTTGTCGAAGGAGAATTCAAAGCAAGAAACGTTCAGAAATTTTTGTTCGAAAGAGGAATTTTGATAAGAACGTGCGAGGACTTCGTTGGTTTGAATGAAAAGCATTTCAGAATAGCCGTTAAGGATAGAAAGAGTAATAGAGAGCTGATAAAAAATTTAGAGGTATTTGTCGAGGAAAATTCCTAACTTCCTTCTGACCTCTTCGCTTATCATCTCCGGGGAAGTAGTTATCGCGAACTTCAAAGCGTCTTTGCACTCGCATTCTCTTTCTTCTGGAATCTTCGGTATCAGCTTTCTGAGAATCGCTTTTATGTTTTCCTCGTTCTTCGCCATGTTTTCCAAGACGGTCTTAACATCCACTGGCTCCTCCTTCCAGACGTCGTAATCCGTGACGGCTGCAATCGTTACGTAGCAAATTTCAGCCTCTCTTGCAAGCTTTGCTTCTGGTAAAGCAGTCATACCAATTATGTCGAACCCCATGCTTCTGTAGAATTTCGACTCAGCCTTAGTTGAAAACTGAGGACCTTCAATGCAAACGTAAGTTCCTTTGTCGTGGTAGCTCAAACCGAGCTCCTTCACGGCTTCTATGGCAACCTCTCTCAACTCCGGACAGAAAGGGTCCGCCACGCCGACGTGAACCACCACATCTTCGAAAAACGTGTCCTTTCTGTGCTTCGTCCTGTCGAATATCTGATCCGGAATAACTATATCCAGTGGCTTTATCTCTTCTTTTAAAGATCCAACTGCCGCTACGCTAATTATCCTCTCAACTCCGAGTTTTTTGAAGGCGTAGATGTTCGCTCTGTAAGGAACGTGCGTTGGTGAATAGATGTGTCCCTTCCCGTGTCTCGAAATGAAAGCCACTTTTCTTCCCTCGTAATCTCCAATCGTTATCTTCGACGAGGGTTTTCCGAAGGGCGTGTCGACGTCAACTTCTGTTACGTTCTCGAAAGCGTCGCTATCGTAGATGCCGGTTCCGCCAATAATCCCGATTTCCGCCTTCATTCTTTAATCCTCCAGTAGGGTTTGTTATCCTTTAAAATCTTCTCCACTATTCCTCTGTTTTCCATCTCCCTCATAACGTCGAAGAACCTTCCCGGTTGAGCGATCTCCAAGTAAATAGGGTCTATCTGGTGAAGCTCATACAGTCTCCACTTTATGTCCCACTCCCCCCAAAGCTTCTCCTTGTCTCTTCTCATCAACCTCGTTATCAACTCTATCATGTCCTCCATGAAATTCCACGGGAAAATTATCCAAGCCCACTCCTCGAGGTATTCCCCGAAGTAGTCCGGAGTGAACTTAGACGTGTAAAGAAGCTGTAATGTGGCAGTTTTAACCTCTGTTGCTCCCAATTCTTCAACGTGCTGCTTTGCCGTCATCAAACTTTTGCCAGTATCGGCTATATCATCCACGATCAGCACCTTCTTACCCTTTACGCTCTCTTCGTGAAGAGGGTATCTTATCCTCACCTCTCCGCTCATCTTAGCCGTGCCTACGTAGTGTTCTACCTTCAAGCTCGTTAAATCGTCCAAACCGAGAAGATCGCAAAGAA is part of the Ferroglobus placidus DSM 10642 genome and encodes:
- a CDS encoding pyridoxal phosphate-dependent aminotransferase → MHGDQAEKFLNDRKILDFASNINPFPPRDLQEFIKSISWKVSYYPESSYSDLIETISETFEWKKDEVVFGNGSIELIRAFFMINKGKVLIPYPTFTEYERFAKAFGLKVVRCQLREVYEFAKKSEFDAVVVCNPNNPTGEFVECVEELDILAGKKGFKLLVDEAFIDFSSERVQLENAFVVRSLTKILGIPGLRFGYGRFPKKFAERFHEIRDPWNVNIIAKEVAKRYLPKLKIFSRKVRKKISIERRYIRKRLGKLDFLSMGEVNFLLVEGEFKARNVQKFLFERGILIRTCEDFVGLNEKHFRIAVKDRKSNRELIKNLEVFVEENS
- the mtnP gene encoding S-methyl-5'-thioadenosine phosphorylase; translated protein: MKAEIGIIGGTGIYDSDAFENVTEVDVDTPFGKPSSKITIGDYEGRKVAFISRHGKGHIYSPTHVPYRANIYAFKKLGVERIISVAAVGSLKEEIKPLDIVIPDQIFDRTKHRKDTFFEDVVVHVGVADPFCPELREVAIEAVKELGLSYHDKGTYVCIEGPQFSTKAESKFYRSMGFDIIGMTALPEAKLAREAEICYVTIAAVTDYDVWKEEPVDVKTVLENMAKNEENIKAILRKLIPKIPEERECECKDALKFAITTSPEMISEEVRRKLGIFLDKYL
- a CDS encoding phosphoribosyltransferase produces the protein MEEFPEKFKCVVTNWEYMDRLCRRVAEQVRDDGYEPDVIVALARGGWFAGRVLCDLLGLDDLTSLKVEHYVGTAKMSGEVRIRYPLHEESVKGKKVLIVDDIADTGKSLMTAKQHVEELGATEVKTATLQLLYTSKFTPDYFGEYLEEWAWIIFPWNFMEDMIELITRLMRRDKEKLWGEWDIKWRLYELHQIDPIYLEIAQPGRFFDVMREMENRGIVEKILKDNKPYWRIKE